From a region of the Paenibacillus lutimineralis genome:
- a CDS encoding ABC transporter permease translates to MLRNPSYKYFLLILGAPVNLAVLLFHLSRRKNDVYHTLLDETHHELLESGYMGQLLEETREQLLRKQQFFKQNVSAEQTEREAHKIAKARFQEELTESTNRKLLLNGQQRLSYAETFASCIQNRVFLLLSFIPGILMYLLIFLYSSPYVKYVFERLLMSLLVIMGVSVLVFTILHLSPMNPAANILGETATEEQIANFNRIYGLDQSYLSQLWNNIKGIATFDLGKSFSGNEQVTATIARKFPITFTLTMISLLISMIIAIPVGIISAMKRNSFWDYTFMFIALIGLSIPSFWQGLIFILNFSIKLHWLPATYNPQNWLSIIMPTIVLGTGLTASVARMTRSSTLEVINEDYIITAKAKGLSKRQVLWRHAVRNAMIPIITVIGLQFGGMLGGSAVTEKVFNISGIGSYIVDKQFIPDIPSIMGGVVYTAITISLINVIIDILYAFFDPRIRTRMKQY, encoded by the coding sequence ATGCTGCGGAATCCTTCCTATAAATATTTTTTACTAATCCTGGGAGCACCCGTTAATCTCGCTGTTCTACTATTTCACTTATCTCGCCGAAAGAATGACGTCTATCACACTCTACTTGACGAGACTCATCACGAATTACTTGAATCCGGCTATATGGGGCAACTATTAGAAGAGACGCGAGAGCAGCTACTGAGAAAACAGCAATTCTTCAAACAGAACGTAAGCGCGGAGCAGACGGAGCGCGAGGCCCATAAAATAGCCAAGGCCAGATTTCAGGAGGAGCTGACCGAGAGCACGAATCGCAAGCTACTACTTAACGGACAACAGAGATTAAGCTATGCCGAGACTTTTGCCTCGTGTATTCAGAACCGGGTCTTTCTGCTCCTCTCATTCATTCCTGGGATTCTTATGTATCTGCTGATCTTTCTCTATAGCAGCCCTTATGTGAAATATGTGTTTGAGAGATTGCTTATGAGTCTGCTCGTCATTATGGGTGTATCGGTGCTCGTCTTTACAATTCTTCATTTGTCACCGATGAATCCGGCAGCGAATATTCTCGGCGAGACGGCTACGGAAGAACAGATCGCTAACTTTAATAGAATCTATGGACTTGACCAGTCCTATCTATCCCAGCTATGGAACAACATCAAGGGAATCGCCACCTTCGATCTGGGCAAATCGTTCTCCGGCAATGAACAGGTGACAGCGACAATCGCCAGGAAGTTTCCAATTACCTTTACGCTGACGATGATCTCCCTGCTAATATCCATGATCATCGCCATACCCGTGGGGATTATATCAGCGATGAAGCGCAATTCCTTCTGGGATTATACGTTTATGTTTATTGCCCTGATCGGCTTGTCTATTCCAAGCTTCTGGCAGGGACTCATCTTCATATTGAATTTCTCGATCAAGCTTCACTGGCTGCCGGCCACGTATAATCCGCAGAACTGGCTGTCGATCATCATGCCGACGATCGTGCTAGGAACTGGGCTTACTGCATCAGTTGCCAGAATGACCCGTTCTTCCACCCTGGAAGTCATCAATGAGGATTACATTATTACAGCCAAAGCTAAAGGGCTCAGCAAACGTCAAGTGCTCTGGAGACATGCGGTCCGCAATGCGATGATCCCGATCATTACCGTCATCGGCTTGCAATTCGGCGGTATGCTGGGCGGATCGGCGGTCACCGAGAAAGTATTTAATATTAGCGGGATCGGCAGCTATATCGTAGATAAGCAATTTATTCCTGATATCCCGAGCATTATGGGCGGGGTTGTCTATACCGCAATCACGATATCGCTGATCAACGTCATTATCGATATTCTGTATGCCTTTTTCGATCCAAGAATCCGAACCAGGATGAAACAATATTAA